The following coding sequences are from one Alosa alosa isolate M-15738 ecotype Scorff River chromosome 13, AALO_Geno_1.1, whole genome shotgun sequence window:
- the gsdmeb gene encoding gasdermin Eb isoform X1 produces MFGKATTNLLSEVDPDGSLVPVRRLNDSDKLSPLSLVIKRNRFLFWQRPKYLPTGFTLNDLLQPGSQPIQPVLAEMDFLKYSGTFGEKKSSSLETEVGNANALEGKVALEGKSSSKLQSSFGTLRKQELDVCALLRDSKDKKLDVEHDLMEQVRERRRRVFGLVRERVFTTQECSVSEEVDEATTCSGLVGFFTPAKIKVSVKHSGNLEADSNVSLTIPANTTLAYSLIELDIKAKGKYELCLLQDLKGGFESDSVDTVSIAPIRSDKGSLLTDLEEESRQLSPLACEPAGTRTTLLQWLSELMKERAALDSLEQALEDRCGNVTLDLRLLDPTPTLKAQVTSVLQLLPPDAPQALLSATHLLVSALDEMSDEGLTALSSCCTPPVLQALQRLVRRLASEGACSPVDPVLAQEAIFPQVQCLFAASGVNLHRDAETVKAEGGALTGCLPLVMGIAVTGLAALGENK; encoded by the exons atgtttGGCAAGGCCACGACCAACCTGCTGTCGGAGGTCGACCCCGACGGCTCACTTGTGCCCGTGCGCCGACTAAACGACTCGGACAAGCTCTCGCCCCTCTCGCTGGTCATCAAGCGGAACCGCTTCTTGTTCTGGCAGCGGCCCAAGTACCTTCCTACCGGGTTCACCCTCAATGACCTGCTCCAACCCGGGAGCCAGCCCATCCAGccag TGTTGGCGGAGATGGACTTCCTGAAGTACTCGGGGACGTTCGGCGAGAAGAAGAGCAGCTCCCTGGAGACGGAGGTGGGGAACGCCAACGCACTGGAGGGCAAGGTGGCACTGGAGGGCAAGTCCTCGTCCAAACTGCAGTCCAGCTTTGGAACCCTCCGGAAACAGGAACTGGATGTCTGTGCGCTGCTCCGAGACTCCAAAGACAA GAAGCTGGACGTGGAGCATGATCTGATGGAGCAGGTGCGTGAGCGACGCAGGCGTGTGTTTGGATTGGTCAGGGAACGAGTGTTCACCACGCAGGAGTGTTCTGTGAGTGAGGAAGTGGACGAGGCCACCACCTGCAGCGGCCTGGTCGGATTTTTCACACCAGCCAAGATCAAG gtgtcgGTGAAGCATAGTGGAAATCTGGAGGCTGATAGTAACGTGTCTCTTACCATCCCGGCCAACACCACCCTTGCCTACAGCCTCATAGAGCTAGATATTAAAGCTAAAGGGAAATAcg AGTTGTGTCTGCTGCAGGACTTAAAGGGAGGCTTTGAGTCCGACTCCGTGGACACCGTGTCCATAGCTCCCATACGCTCAGACAAAGGATCCCTGCTGACCG atctaGAGGAAGAGAGCAGACAGCTATCTCCTCTGGCCTGTGAGCCAGCAGGCACTAGGACCACACTGCTTCAGTGGCTCTCTGAGCTGATGAAGGAGCGGGCAGCACTGGACAGTCTGGAGCAAGCg CTAGAGGACCGGTGTGGCAATGTGACCCTTGACCTACGCTTGCTGgacccaaccccaaccctgaaAGCCCAGGTGACCTCCGTCCTGCAGCTACTCCCGCCTGATGCTCCTCAAGCCCTCCTCTCCGCCACACACCTGCTGGTCAGCGCGCTGGACG AAATGTCCGATGAGGGGCTGACTGCTCTATCTTCCTGCTGTACCCCTCCTGTCCTGCAGGCTTTACAGCGactg GTGCGAAGGTTGGCGTCCGAGGGGGCGTGTTCTCCAGTGGACCCCGTCCTGGCTCAGGAGGCGATCTTCCCGCAGGTGCAGTGTCTATTCGCCGCCTCAGGCGTCAATCTGCACAGAGATGCGGAGACTGTGAAGGCAGAGGGCGGGGCCTTGACAGGATGCCTCCCATTGGTTATGGGCATCGCAGTCACAGGATTGGCTGCTTTGGGAGAGAACAAGTGA
- the gsdmeb gene encoding gasdermin Eb isoform X2: protein MDFLKYSGTFGEKKSSSLETEVGNANALEGKVALEGKSSSKLQSSFGTLRKQELDVCALLRDSKDKKLDVEHDLMEQVRERRRRVFGLVRERVFTTQECSVSEEVDEATTCSGLVGFFTPAKIKVSVKHSGNLEADSNVSLTIPANTTLAYSLIELDIKAKGKYELCLLQDLKGGFESDSVDTVSIAPIRSDKGSLLTDLEEESRQLSPLACEPAGTRTTLLQWLSELMKERAALDSLEQALEDRCGNVTLDLRLLDPTPTLKAQVTSVLQLLPPDAPQALLSATHLLVSALDEMSDEGLTALSSCCTPPVLQALQRLVRRLASEGACSPVDPVLAQEAIFPQVQCLFAASGVNLHRDAETVKAEGGALTGCLPLVMGIAVTGLAALGENK, encoded by the exons ATGGACTTCCTGAAGTACTCGGGGACGTTCGGCGAGAAGAAGAGCAGCTCCCTGGAGACGGAGGTGGGGAACGCCAACGCACTGGAGGGCAAGGTGGCACTGGAGGGCAAGTCCTCGTCCAAACTGCAGTCCAGCTTTGGAACCCTCCGGAAACAGGAACTGGATGTCTGTGCGCTGCTCCGAGACTCCAAAGACAA GAAGCTGGACGTGGAGCATGATCTGATGGAGCAGGTGCGTGAGCGACGCAGGCGTGTGTTTGGATTGGTCAGGGAACGAGTGTTCACCACGCAGGAGTGTTCTGTGAGTGAGGAAGTGGACGAGGCCACCACCTGCAGCGGCCTGGTCGGATTTTTCACACCAGCCAAGATCAAG gtgtcgGTGAAGCATAGTGGAAATCTGGAGGCTGATAGTAACGTGTCTCTTACCATCCCGGCCAACACCACCCTTGCCTACAGCCTCATAGAGCTAGATATTAAAGCTAAAGGGAAATAcg AGTTGTGTCTGCTGCAGGACTTAAAGGGAGGCTTTGAGTCCGACTCCGTGGACACCGTGTCCATAGCTCCCATACGCTCAGACAAAGGATCCCTGCTGACCG atctaGAGGAAGAGAGCAGACAGCTATCTCCTCTGGCCTGTGAGCCAGCAGGCACTAGGACCACACTGCTTCAGTGGCTCTCTGAGCTGATGAAGGAGCGGGCAGCACTGGACAGTCTGGAGCAAGCg CTAGAGGACCGGTGTGGCAATGTGACCCTTGACCTACGCTTGCTGgacccaaccccaaccctgaaAGCCCAGGTGACCTCCGTCCTGCAGCTACTCCCGCCTGATGCTCCTCAAGCCCTCCTCTCCGCCACACACCTGCTGGTCAGCGCGCTGGACG AAATGTCCGATGAGGGGCTGACTGCTCTATCTTCCTGCTGTACCCCTCCTGTCCTGCAGGCTTTACAGCGactg GTGCGAAGGTTGGCGTCCGAGGGGGCGTGTTCTCCAGTGGACCCCGTCCTGGCTCAGGAGGCGATCTTCCCGCAGGTGCAGTGTCTATTCGCCGCCTCAGGCGTCAATCTGCACAGAGATGCGGAGACTGTGAAGGCAGAGGGCGGGGCCTTGACAGGATGCCTCCCATTGGTTATGGGCATCGCAGTCACAGGATTGGCTGCTTTGGGAGAGAACAAGTGA
- the pals2a gene encoding MAGUK p55 subfamily member 6a, with protein MVTVANAKSGAAMQQVLDNLHELPPSSGAKDIDLIFLRGIMESPIVRSLAKAHDRLEDVKLEAVGDNNLELVTGILSDMSGLVTKDDSAAELSRILTEPHFQSLLEAHDMVASKSYEVPSLASVASDLTNHDVPALPAAPADTIRVISIHKKPAEPLGVTFRMEQGDLVIARILHGGMIDRQGMLHVGDVIREVNGHEVGEGPEELQRILREASGDVTLKILPSYRDMPSPAQLYLKPQFNYNPETDNLIPCKEAGLAFSRGDVLHVVNREDPNWWQVSLLCVCVRVSVRACVCVCVRACERKAFVRRDLDGSGVLCGTIPGKKKKKKLMYLTAKNAEFDRHELQIYEEVARMPPFQRKTLVLIGAQGVGRRSLKNRLIVLNPLRYGTTVPFTSRPPRGEESDGQSYCFVNRPEMEQDIKGGRYLEHGEYDGNLYGTKIQSIHQVVNTGRTCILDVNPQALKVLKTAEFMPFVVFIAAPQLDTLRAMHKAVVDAGITSKQLTETDLKKTVDESSRIRRAYSHYFDLTIVNDNLDRAFDALQAAVERLSSEPQWVPVSWVF; from the exons ccatgcAGCAGGTGCTGGATAACCTGCACGAGCTTCCTCCTTCCTCTGGAGCCAAAGACATCGACCTCATCTTCCTCCGCGGCATCATGGAGAGCCCCATCGTACGTTCACTggccaag GCCCATGACCGTCTGGAGGACGTGAAGCTAGAAGCAGTAGGGGACAATAACCTGGAGCTGGTGACCGGCATCCTGTCCGACATGAGTGGGCTGGTCACCAAGGATGACAGCGCTGCGGAACTCTCCAGAATCCTCACAGAGCCGCACTTCCAG TCCCTCCTGGAGGCTCATGACATGGTGGCGTCTAAGTCCTACGAGGTTCCGAGCCTGGCGAGTGTTGCAAGTGATCTGACCAATCATGATGTGCCGGCCCTGCCTGCCGCCCCTGCTGACACCATACGAGTCATCAGCATCCACAAGAAACCCGCGGAGCccctg GGCGTGACGTTCCGCATGGagcagggggacctggtgatcGCCCGTATCCTGCACGGCGGGATGATTGACAGGCAGGGCATGCTGCACGTGGGTGATGTCATCAGGGAGGTCAACGGCCacgaggtgggggaggggccaGAGGAGCTCCAACGAATCCTGAGAGAGGCCAGCGGTGACGTCACACTCAAAATCCTTCCCAGCTATAGAGACATGCCCTCCCctgcacag ctGTACCTGAAGCCACAATTTAACTACAATCCTGAGACGGACAACCTGATCCCCTGCAAGGAGGCGGGGCTTGCATTCTCACGCGGAGACGTCCTGCATGTGGTCAACAGAGAGGACCCTAACTGGTGGCAGGTcagcttattgtgtgtgtgcgtgcgtgtgtctgtgcgtgcgtgtgtgtgtgtgtgtgtgcgtgcgtgc GAGAGGAAGGCGTTTGTCAGGAGAGACCTGGATGGATCAG GGGTCTTATGTGGTACCATACCTggtaagaagaagaaaaagaagttaATGTACCTCACAGCTAAGAATGCAG agtttGACAGGCATGAGCTGCAGATCTATGAGGAGGTGGCACGAATGCCTCCGTTCCAGAGGAAGACTCTGGTTCTGATTGGTGCTCAGGGGGTCGGACGACGAAGCCTCAAGAACCGCCTGATCGTGCTGAACCCGCTCCGCTACGGAACCACAGTACCCT TTACATCACGGCCGCCCCGGGGCGAGGAGAGCGACGGCCAATCATACTGCTTCGTGAACCGGCCGGAGATGGAACAGGACATCAAGGGCGGACGCTACCTGGAACACGGCGAGTACGATGGCAACCTGTATGGAACCAAGATCCAGTCCATCCACCAGGTGGTCAACACCGGACGCACCTGTATCCTCGACGTCAACccacag gctcTGAAGGTACTGAAGACAGCAGAGTTCATGCCATTTGTGGTGTTCATCGCGGCTCCTCAACTGGACACACTCAGGGCCATGCACAAGGCTGTGGTGGACGCAGGAATCACCAGTAAACAGCTCACg GAAACGGATCTGAAGAAGACGGTGGACGAGAGTTCTCGGATCCGCCGTGCATACAGCCACTACTTTGACCTCACCATCGTCAACGACAACTTGGACCGGGCCTTCGACGCTCTGCAGGCGGCGGTGGAACGCCTCAGTTCTGAACCCCAGTGGGTTCCCGTCAGCTGGGTCTTCTGA